The proteins below come from a single Streptomyces spongiicola genomic window:
- a CDS encoding MFS transporter: protein MVQPFRSESDSSPSGAPVARQAWLMLALTTVGFAVNFWAWALLSPLGPRFKDSLDLSSFEQSLLVAVPVVVGSMGRIPVGALTDRFGGRVMLPIVSATTIVPVLYLGLAGHSSLPALLVGGFFLGIGGTAFAVGVPFVNAWFPPERRGLAIGVFGAGMGGTALSALTTVKLVDANSMATPFLITAAVLAAYAVAAALLLRDAPGRTVPTEPLARRLAATARLGITWQASALYAVAFGGYVAFSVYLPTYLKTGYGLTQADAANRMAGFVILAVAMRPVGGWLSDRLGPVRLLAGSLAVVVAGAVVQSFTPPLAAVGTIAFLAMAAALGAGSGATFALVALLTPASQVGSVTGVVGAAGGLGGFLPPLVMGSLYGEYGTYAAGLALLAVVAAAALTYTLTGVRSAVRGDERTPPLAHPNGMSGSGSLQA, encoded by the coding sequence ATGGTCCAGCCGTTCAGGTCGGAGAGTGACAGCTCACCGTCGGGTGCTCCGGTGGCCCGCCAGGCGTGGCTGATGCTGGCTCTGACCACCGTCGGTTTCGCCGTGAACTTCTGGGCGTGGGCGCTGCTGAGCCCCCTCGGCCCGCGGTTCAAGGACAGCCTCGACCTGTCGTCGTTCGAGCAGTCGCTGCTGGTGGCGGTGCCGGTCGTGGTCGGCTCCATGGGCCGCATCCCGGTGGGGGCTCTGACGGACCGGTTCGGTGGGCGGGTGATGTTGCCGATCGTGTCGGCGACCACCATCGTGCCGGTGCTCTACCTGGGCCTGGCGGGCCACTCCTCCCTTCCCGCCCTGTTGGTCGGCGGCTTCTTCCTCGGCATCGGCGGCACCGCGTTCGCGGTCGGCGTACCCTTCGTCAACGCCTGGTTTCCCCCTGAGCGGCGGGGCCTCGCCATCGGCGTCTTCGGCGCCGGAATGGGCGGCACCGCACTCAGCGCCCTGACCACCGTGAAGCTGGTCGACGCGAACAGCATGGCCACCCCGTTCCTCATCACCGCCGCGGTGCTCGCCGCCTACGCCGTGGCGGCCGCGCTGCTGCTGCGCGACGCCCCCGGACGCACCGTGCCCACCGAGCCGCTGGCCCGCCGGCTGGCCGCGACCGCGCGGCTGGGTATCACCTGGCAGGCGTCCGCGCTGTACGCGGTCGCGTTCGGCGGCTATGTGGCGTTCTCCGTCTACCTGCCCACCTATCTCAAGACCGGCTACGGGCTCACCCAGGCCGACGCCGCGAACCGGATGGCCGGATTCGTGATCCTCGCGGTGGCGATGCGCCCGGTCGGCGGCTGGCTGTCCGACCGGCTGGGCCCGGTCCGGCTCCTCGCCGGCTCGCTGGCCGTGGTCGTCGCCGGAGCGGTCGTGCAGTCGTTCACCCCGCCCCTGGCCGCGGTCGGCACCATCGCCTTCCTCGCCATGGCCGCGGCGCTCGGTGCGGGCAGCGGAGCGACGTTCGCGTTGGTGGCCCTGCTGACCCCGGCCAGCCAGGTCGGTTCGGTCACCGGCGTGGTCGGCGCTGCGGGCGGCCTGGGCGGCTTCCTGCCGCCGCTGGTCATGGGCTCGCTGTACGGCGAGTACGGGACCTACGCGGCAGGCCTCGCTCTGCTCGCAGTCGTCGCCGCTGCGGCCCTGACCTACACCCTCACCGGTGTCCGCTCCGCCGTCCGTGGCGACGAACGGACGCCCCCGCTCGCGCACCCGAACGGGATGTCCGGTTCCGGCTCGCTTCAGGCCTAG